GCAAGCTCAAGAAGCCATAGCCATAACAGCGACAAAAGTGATAGTCGTGATCTATCAGGTTTGTCGTTTACAGAAATGCCTTGGCAGCTTACCAGCAAACAACAAAATGCATCACTGAAGCAGCTAAGCTCGCGTATCTGGCCAGACAGATCTGATAGTCTAGAACGAATTTTTGCCATGGGGTACGATAGCTATTCGTTGATCCATAAGTTTTCCATGTTCAAACAACAACCCTACATTCGCCATTATGGACAAACAGGTGTATTAAAATTAAATGAGCAGGGTATTTTGACCCGCAGCTTATTGTGGGGTAGCTACCAAAGGGACAAGGTAGAAGAAATTGTTTTGGAATAAAAAGTCGTCTGACAATTCACATAATACTTCAGGGCAGCACTGGGAGTCCAAAGCACTCGCGTACTTAGAGAAACAGCAACTTACATTGGTCACAGCCAACTTTCACAGTCGCCAAGGTGAAATTGACCTAATTATGAAAGAAGGTGACTGCATAGTTTTTGTTGAAGTTAAATACCGTAAAAACAAAGCGTTTGGCGGCGCTATTTCCGCGGTTAGCATCAGCAAGCAAGAAAAAATTCGTAGAACAGCCGCATTTTTTCTGCAACAACAAGGACTAAATGCTTATAATACCGCATGTCGATTTGATATCATCGCCATCGAAGGCGGTAACATTCCCGAATTTATTTGGCTGAAAAATGCCTTTTGACTCGATTTAAACGGAGCCAATATAACCATGTTAGAGCGCATAAAAAGTAACTTTACAGAAAGTATTCAAACAAAAATTGCGGCAAGTGAAGCGCTTGCAGGGCCTATTGAACAAGCATCGTTAATTATGGTGCAGTCTCTATTAGGTGGCCATAAAATATTATCTTGTGGTAATGGTGGCTCTGCTGGAGATGCTCAACATTTCTCTGCTGAATTACTTAACAGGTATGAAACTGAACGCCCTAGTCTACCGGCTATAGCCCTAACAACTGACAGTTCGACCATTACATCAATTGCGAATGACTACCACTACGATGAGGTGTTTTCAAAACAATTACGCGCACTTGGAAATGCCGGTGATGTCTTGCTTGCCATTTCAACTAGCGGTAACTCGCGTAATGTCATTAAAGCCATTGAAGCTGCGGTAGCACGTGATATGCCAATTATCGCGTTAACAGGTAAAGACGGCGGAGATATCGCGGGTTTATTGGGTGAAAACGATGTTGAAATTCGCGTTCCCTCATCACGTACAGCGAGGATCCAAGAAGTACACCTAGTGGTTATTCATTGTTTATGCGATATTATCGATTCAACATTATTTCCTCAAAGTGAAGAATAACACTATGAAAGCAAAAAATGGATTATTGCTACTTGCCACCATTTCAATCCTACAAGGTTGCGTTGCCGCGGCTGTGGTAGGGGTTGTCGGCGGCGCTAGCGTTGTTACTGACAATCGCTCTATTGGTAATCAAATTGATGATCAAAAAATTGAAATTGCTGCACACGCTAAGCTCGCTAAAGTAGCAGGAATTTCAGACAACACTAACTTACAAGTTATCAGTGTAAACGGTAAAGTGTTGATAGTAGGGCAAGCGATGAATACGTATTTAAAAAACCTTGCAATTAAAACGGTTAATCAAGTGAAAGGTGTCGAATATATTCATGATCAAATACGCATTGGCAATACAACTTCTCTTTCAACGCGCAGCAATGATGTTTGGTTAACGTCTAAGGTAAAAACCGCATTATTCAAGCAAGATGATTTTGACGCCAACAATGTAAAAGTGGTTACCGAAAATGGTGAAGTTTTTCTCATGGGTCTTGTTACTAATCGTCTAGCCAATAGCGCTGTTGAGATTGCCCGTCGTGTGGGTGGTGTTAATCGTGTTTTCAAAATGTTTGAGATTATTGAGAGCTAACAGACCTCAACCAAAGGCAAACTTGTTATAACTGCATTACTTCGACATAAAAAAAACACTCTTTAGAGTGTTTTTTTTATTTAACAACTTTTAAACTCGCTCTACCACGAGGTTTACTCGGGGGCGTTGGATCGGGTTCATCATCACTGCTGTTGTCAACCGCGCTAACGGGAGAGAGTGACAATTCATCTTCTTCAACAGGATGCTCTATCGCTAATGAAGTACCTGCACCATTTTCTTTGGCATAGATAGCTGAAATAGCACCATATGGCACTGTTAGGTGCTCTAATTTACCAGAAAATCTTGCAGTGAACTCAATACTTTCACCTTCCAAAGAAATTGAACCAACAGCACCAGGGGCAACATTTAAAATAATTTGCCCATCGTTTACAAAAGCCATAGGCACTAACACACCGTATACATTTACATCTACGGCAATGTATGGTGTTAGGTCATTGTCACAAATCCAATCATAAAAAGCCCTAACGATGTAGGGCTTTGATGATGTCATATCAACAGACATTAAACTGCAGTACCAAAGCGAAGTTCTCTTTCAACTTCTGTTAAAGAAGCTTGGAACGATTCACGTTCAAATACACGTAACATGTATGTTTTTAGCTCTTTCGAACCTGCACCTTCTAATTCGATACCGAAAACAGGTAAGCGCCATAATAGCGGAGCTAAGTAACAATCAACCAAACTAAACTCTTCACTCATAAAATAAGGAGCTTCATTTAAAATGGGTGCGATGCTTAATAAGCTTTCTGCTAATTCTTTACGTGCTTTCTCTGCTTCACCTGCACTACCATTCATGATGATACGCGCTAAGCTATACCAATCTTGTTCAATTCTGTGCATCATTAAGCGACTACGGCCACGTGATACTGGATAAACAGGCATCAATGGTGGATGAGGAAAACGCTCGTCTAAGTATTCGATAATAATTGACGCTTCGTAAAGCGCTAGTTCACGATCAATTAATGTAGGCACAGTTCCATAAGGATTTAAGTCTAATAAATCCTCAGGCAAATTCGCCATATCAACTAAGTGGATATCTACACCAACGCCTTTTTCTGCCAACACAATACGTGTTTGATGACTATACATATCATCCGCATGTGAATATAAGTTCATGACAGAGCGTTTGTTTGCAGCAACGGCCATTTCGCCTCCAAAAATATTCAATAATAACTAACAATGGGGGCTAGTGCCCCCAATAAAATTACCTGATAGTGACCTTCAAATTAATGAACATCTCTCCAGTATTCTTTCTTCAATAAGTAAGAAAATACTAACAGGATAAATAAGAACCCGATCACGTAATAACCTAATTGTTTACGTTCAAGCTTGTTCGGCTCACCAACATATTCTAAGAAATTAGTTAGATCGCGAACGAACTCATCGTATTCTTCTGGTGACATAGTGCCACCCACAGCAGGTGTTAACTCGCCGTTTTCATCAAGTGTTTGTACACCTTGTAAATTTTGTAATACATGTGGCATACCGACATCTTTAAAGATTTTATTATTTACACCGAACGGACGTTCCGCATCTACGTAAAATGAACGTAAATAAGTATAAATATAATCTGGGCTTCTAAAGCGAGCTTCCAGGGTTAAATCTGGCGGCGCAGTACCAAACCATGCACCAGCGTCTTTAGCTGGCATAGTATTGGTAATGTGATCACCTGGTTTTTCACCTGTAGGCATATATTTTTCTTTACCCTCAGCTTCACTTATTCCCAGATCACGGAACGTTCGGTTATAGCGTTGATATTTTAGCTGATGGCAACCTAAACAATATTGTAAATAAGATTCGAAGCCACGCTTTAATGATTCTTTATCTGCTAAATCATTATTTGCTTTATCAAGTGGCATAGAGCCCCCAGCAGCAAGTGCAAAGAAAGGGACGCATGCTAATAGTGTTACAATTAACTTTTTCATTATCCTGTCACCCTCTCTGGTACTGGTTTGGTCTTTTCATTTTTACTGTAAAACCACAGTAAAATAAAGAAGCCAAAGTAGCCTAAACTTGCAATTCGGCCGATTAAATTCGCCAAATCAGTTGCAGGCATTGTACCTAAAATACCTAACACGATAAAACTAATCGCAAATTGCGTTAAGTTAAGTAAGTGCGCTTTACTACGATAACGAATTGATTTAACCGTACCACGGTCAAACCAAGGTAAGGCGAATAACATACCAATAGCGGCAAACATGGTGATCATACCAAACAACTTATCTGGTACCACTCTTAGAATGGTAAAGAATGGTCCGAAATACCATACTGGCACGATATGCTCAGGCGTTTTTAAGCCGTTAGCAGGCTCAAAGTTTGGTGCTTCAATAAAGTACCCACCACCCTCTGGTGCAAAAAACATAACCCATGAAAAACCAATCAAGAAAATGATTACCGCAACCAAGTCTTTAACCGTGTAATAAGGGTGGAAAGGAATCGCATCAACGATGTCATACTTTTTAGTGTACTGTTTATGGAAAGTAAACTTGCTTTGCTCTTCTTCTGGAACACTTCCTTTAGGCTTTTTAATGTCAGTACCGTCAGGGTTATTAGAGCCTACTTCGTGTAACGCTATTATGTGTAAGAACACTAGTACACATAATACCAGTGGTAATGCAATAACATGTAGCGCGAAGAATCGGTTTAGTGTCGCACCAGAGATAACATAATCACCCTTGATCCAAATAGTCAGCTCTTCACCCACAAGAGGTATAGCACCAAATAAAGAAATAATTACCTGTGCACCCCAGTACGACATATTACCCCATGGTAATAAGTAGCCCATAAAGGCTTCTGCCATTAACACCAAGAAGATAAGCATACCGAAAATCCACAGCAATTCGCGTGGTTTTTGATAAGAACCGTACATTAAACCACGGAACATATGTAAATAAACAACGATAAAAAATGCCGAAGCACCTGTTGAATGCATATAGCGCAATAACCAACCGTAATCGACATCACGCATAATATATTCGATAGAAGCAAAAGCACCAGCGCCAGAAGGTTCGTAGTTCATTGTCAACCAAATACCTGTCAGTATTTGGTTCACTAAAACAACCGTCGCTAAAATCCCGAATACATACCAAAAATTGAAGTTTTTCGGTGCAGGATATTGAATAGCATGCTTGTTCATGGCATCCATAAACGGAAGACGCTTTTCAATCCAAGCCATAAAGTTTTCCATTACGCTTCTCCTTGGCTTACACCGATAAGTAAGGTGTCATCTGTTGGGAATGAATGCTCAGGAACCACTAAGTTTAACGGTGCAGGAACGCCAGAGAATACACGACCTGCCATGTCAAATTTAGAACCGTGACAAGGACAATAGAAACCATTTTTAACGCCTTCTACCATCTCTTCAAAGTCACCTTTTCGATACGTTGGAGCGCAGCCTAAGTGAGTACATACACCTAACGCCACCATAATTTCAGGCTTAATTGAGCGATGTTCGTTTGCAGCATAATCAGGCTGTTGTGGTTCAGCAGATTTAGGATCACGAAGCTGATCTTCATGATTTGCTAACGATTTAACCGCTTCATCAGTACGACGCACGATATAAACTGGCTTACCGCGCCATTCAGCACGAATTAATTGACCGGGTTCAATTTTACCTACATTCACCTCAACTGGCGCCCCTGCGGCTTTCGCACGCTCACTTGGGTTCCAGGAGCCAATGAAAGGCACAGCAACACCGACAGCGCCAACACCACCAACTACCGAAGTAGCCGCAGTTAAAAAGCGTCGACGGCTGTTATTCACAGGCGCATTGCTCATCCAACATCTCCAAAATTTGTATTATTTATTTAAAGTTAGAATTCTTGTTGCTTTCTAAGCATAGCCAAAGCGATGATTCTTTTTCAAACAAATAAACTTAGCGATAAAAAAATTTTTCCGATCATAAAGAAAACCCCTGATTTTTACAAGGAAATAAAGTGGTTTATAGCAATGAATAGTGAAAAAATGACAATAAATGTGTCAAGGTTTAGTACGGTCTGTATTAATGACAAAGGTAATGAATAATTCTCGGCGAATAATTGCTAGGTGCTACTCACCAAATAAACGTTCTAACCAGGTTTCCTTTTTCTTTTGTGGTTGGGGTTCTAAACAAGAGTGTTGCATAGATAAACCACGAGAAATTGCAGGCATTTCGATGTTCTGCTGACAATCAACAGCC
The Thalassotalea hakodatensis genome window above contains:
- a CDS encoding YraN family protein yields the protein MFWNKKSSDNSHNTSGQHWESKALAYLEKQQLTLVTANFHSRQGEIDLIMKEGDCIVFVEVKYRKNKAFGGAISAVSISKQEKIRRTAAFFLQQQGLNAYNTACRFDIIAIEGGNIPEFIWLKNAF
- a CDS encoding phosphoheptose isomerase, whose translation is MLERIKSNFTESIQTKIAASEALAGPIEQASLIMVQSLLGGHKILSCGNGGSAGDAQHFSAELLNRYETERPSLPAIALTTDSSTITSIANDYHYDEVFSKQLRALGNAGDVLLAISTSGNSRNVIKAIEAAVARDMPIIALTGKDGGDIAGLLGENDVEIRVPSSRTARIQEVHLVVIHCLCDIIDSTLFPQSEE
- a CDS encoding BON domain-containing protein is translated as MKAKNGLLLLATISILQGCVAAAVVGVVGGASVVTDNRSIGNQIDDQKIEIAAHAKLAKVAGISDNTNLQVISVNGKVLIVGQAMNTYLKNLAIKTVNQVKGVEYIHDQIRIGNTTSLSTRSNDVWLTSKVKTALFKQDDFDANNVKVVTENGEVFLMGLVTNRLANSAVEIARRVGGVNRVFKMFEIIES
- a CDS encoding ClpXP protease specificity-enhancing factor; this translates as MTSSKPYIVRAFYDWICDNDLTPYIAVDVNVYGVLVPMAFVNDGQIILNVAPGAVGSISLEGESIEFTARFSGKLEHLTVPYGAISAIYAKENGAGTSLAIEHPVEEDELSLSPVSAVDNSSDDEPDPTPPSKPRGRASLKVVK
- the sspA gene encoding stringent starvation protein SspA, yielding MAVAANKRSVMNLYSHADDMYSHQTRIVLAEKGVGVDIHLVDMANLPEDLLDLNPYGTVPTLIDRELALYEASIIIEYLDERFPHPPLMPVYPVSRGRSRLMMHRIEQDWYSLARIIMNGSAGEAEKARKELAESLLSIAPILNEAPYFMSEEFSLVDCYLAPLLWRLPVFGIELEGAGSKELKTYMLRVFERESFQASLTEVERELRFGTAV
- a CDS encoding cytochrome c1, yielding MKKLIVTLLACVPFFALAAGGSMPLDKANNDLADKESLKRGFESYLQYCLGCHQLKYQRYNRTFRDLGISEAEGKEKYMPTGEKPGDHITNTMPAKDAGAWFGTAPPDLTLEARFRSPDYIYTYLRSFYVDAERPFGVNNKIFKDVGMPHVLQNLQGVQTLDENGELTPAVGGTMSPEEYDEFVRDLTNFLEYVGEPNKLERKQLGYYVIGFLFILLVFSYLLKKEYWRDVH
- a CDS encoding cytochrome b, which gives rise to MENFMAWIEKRLPFMDAMNKHAIQYPAPKNFNFWYVFGILATVVLVNQILTGIWLTMNYEPSGAGAFASIEYIMRDVDYGWLLRYMHSTGASAFFIVVYLHMFRGLMYGSYQKPRELLWIFGMLIFLVLMAEAFMGYLLPWGNMSYWGAQVIISLFGAIPLVGEELTIWIKGDYVISGATLNRFFALHVIALPLVLCVLVFLHIIALHEVGSNNPDGTDIKKPKGSVPEEEQSKFTFHKQYTKKYDIVDAIPFHPYYTVKDLVAVIIFLIGFSWVMFFAPEGGGYFIEAPNFEPANGLKTPEHIVPVWYFGPFFTILRVVPDKLFGMITMFAAIGMLFALPWFDRGTVKSIRYRSKAHLLNLTQFAISFIVLGILGTMPATDLANLIGRIASLGYFGFFILLWFYSKNEKTKPVPERVTG
- the petA gene encoding ubiquinol-cytochrome c reductase iron-sulfur subunit, which translates into the protein MSNAPVNNSRRRFLTAATSVVGGVGAVGVAVPFIGSWNPSERAKAAGAPVEVNVGKIEPGQLIRAEWRGKPVYIVRRTDEAVKSLANHEDQLRDPKSAEPQQPDYAANEHRSIKPEIMVALGVCTHLGCAPTYRKGDFEEMVEGVKNGFYCPCHGSKFDMAGRVFSGVPAPLNLVVPEHSFPTDDTLLIGVSQGEA